The Shewanella mangrovisoli genome has a window encoding:
- a CDS encoding alpha/beta fold hydrolase: protein MLDTLLPFKRHFLSRNGNKLHYINEGQGEPVVMVHGNPSWSFYYRNLVSALKDTHQCIVPDHIGCGLSDKPDDSGYDYTLKNRIDDLEALLDSLKVKENITLVVHDWGGMIGMGYAARYPERIKRLVILNTGAFHLPETKPLPLALWICRNTLLGTVLVRGFNAFSSIASYVGVKRQPMSKYIREAYVAPFNSWANRISTLRFVQDIPLKPGDRNYQLVSDIAASLPTFAKVPTLICWGLQDFVFDKHFLAKWREHMPHAQVHEFADCGHYILEDASDEVITHIKHFMAEAQTPEPEVQPVETVQITEPEAETQAPQAAH from the coding sequence ATGTTAGACACTCTGTTGCCGTTTAAACGTCATTTTCTTAGCCGTAATGGCAACAAGCTGCATTACATCAATGAAGGCCAAGGTGAGCCTGTGGTCATGGTGCACGGTAATCCAAGTTGGAGTTTTTATTACCGTAATCTCGTGAGCGCCCTTAAGGATACGCACCAGTGTATCGTGCCCGACCATATTGGTTGTGGCCTGTCGGATAAGCCGGATGACAGCGGTTACGATTACACCCTTAAGAATCGCATTGATGATTTAGAGGCGCTGCTCGATAGCCTAAAGGTAAAAGAAAACATCACCTTAGTCGTCCACGACTGGGGCGGCATGATAGGCATGGGCTATGCGGCGCGTTACCCTGAGCGCATTAAACGTCTGGTGATTTTAAATACCGGCGCTTTCCATTTACCCGAGACTAAGCCTTTACCGCTGGCGCTGTGGATCTGCCGTAATACGCTGCTCGGCACCGTATTAGTGCGTGGTTTTAATGCCTTTTCATCGATTGCCTCCTACGTTGGGGTGAAGCGTCAGCCGATGTCCAAGTACATCCGTGAGGCCTATGTCGCGCCGTTTAACTCATGGGCAAATCGCATTTCGACCCTGCGTTTTGTGCAAGATATTCCGCTAAAACCGGGTGACAGAAACTATCAACTGGTGTCGGATATCGCCGCTAGTCTGCCAACGTTTGCCAAGGTGCCGACACTGATTTGTTGGGGATTACAGGACTTTGTGTTCGATAAGCACTTTTTAGCCAAATGGCGCGAACATATGCCCCATGCACAAGTGCATGAATTTGCCGATTGTGGTCACTATATCCTCGAAGATGCGAGCGATGAGGTGATTACCCATATCAAACACTTTATGGCTGAGGCGCAAACGCCTGAGCCAGAAGTGCAGCCCGTTGAAACGGTACAGATCACAGAGCCTGAGGCAGAGACTCAAGCGCCACAGGCCGCACATTAA
- a CDS encoding 3-oxoacyl-ACP synthase III, which yields MKYSRVFINSLAYELAPVVVSSSELESRLAPLYQKFRIPMGQLAALTGITERRWWPKGHQLSDGAIKAAHKAIAETGIEVAELGAVVYTGVCRDQHEPATACRIAAALGVSKDTAIYDISNACLGVLSGILDIANRIELGQIKAGMVVSCESARDIVDVTIDNMLADPTMQNFAQSLATLTGGSGAVAVILTDGSLPLTNVRKHQLLGASHLSAPQHHQLCQWGLQEVGHNIYREFMRTDAVTLLKEGVELAKHTWEHFLAQRNWLVEQVDKVICHQVGASNRKQVLSALNIPPEKEFPTYQLLGNMGTVSLPVTAAMAHDQGFLRPGDQVSFLGIGSGLNCMMLGIKW from the coding sequence ATGAAATATTCCCGCGTATTTATTAATAGCCTTGCCTATGAACTGGCACCTGTGGTGGTTTCCAGTAGCGAGCTAGAATCTCGCCTCGCGCCTCTATATCAAAAATTTCGCATTCCTATGGGGCAACTTGCGGCGTTGACGGGCATTACCGAACGCCGTTGGTGGCCTAAAGGGCATCAATTATCCGATGGAGCGATTAAAGCGGCGCACAAGGCAATTGCAGAAACGGGAATAGAAGTCGCCGAACTGGGCGCAGTGGTGTACACCGGCGTGTGCCGTGATCAGCACGAACCCGCCACCGCCTGCCGGATTGCGGCGGCCTTAGGTGTGTCGAAGGACACGGCGATTTACGATATCAGCAATGCCTGTCTTGGGGTGTTATCGGGTATTTTAGATATCGCCAACCGTATCGAGCTTGGGCAAATTAAGGCGGGGATGGTGGTGTCCTGCGAATCGGCGCGGGATATTGTCGATGTGACCATTGATAATATGCTGGCCGATCCGACCATGCAGAATTTTGCCCAGTCGCTGGCGACCTTAACCGGCGGCTCAGGCGCGGTGGCGGTGATCCTCACCGATGGCAGTTTACCGCTGACGAATGTGCGTAAGCATCAGCTGCTTGGCGCCTCCCATTTATCTGCGCCGCAGCACCACCAACTGTGTCAGTGGGGCTTGCAGGAAGTAGGGCACAATATTTACCGTGAGTTTATGCGTACCGATGCGGTGACCTTACTCAAAGAAGGGGTCGAGCTGGCTAAGCATACGTGGGAGCATTTCCTCGCTCAGCGAAATTGGTTGGTCGAGCAGGTCGATAAAGTGATCTGTCATCAGGTCGGCGCTTCAAACCGTAAGCAGGTCCTGAGTGCGTTAAATATTCCGCCTGAAAAAGAATTCCCAACATATCAACTGCTTGGCAATATGGGCACAGTCTCTTTACCCGTCACTGCGGCCATGGCACACGATCAAGGCTTTTTACGCCCAGGGGATCAGGTGAGCTTTTTAGGTATCGGCAGTGGTTTGAACTGCATGATGCTGGGTATTAAGTGGTAG
- a CDS encoding methyltransferase, whose product MNQINDHNKGRLAAQFIQLDKLLEQGRALWQVRAFEAKTLPWQAQFPTLATTLWALDDAVLDALDAEQSALVDALSPALKQDLAALGLEWDLALLTLSIAELSLGSDIASDIGPDIGSDDIETATSTRIDLTELAHFSAHIKGRKWEQITAFVQHLPDAGLPVLEWCAGKGHLGRLIAKARGVDVLSLEWQAMLCEEGQAFADKWQLSQRFICADAFAIEDKADENTAHQTNPFCAQQQAVALHACGDLHVRLLQLAAAAGTQALAISPCCYHLIQANQYQGLSTLGKHSVLRLSRHDLQLPLQQSVIANPKQQALRHQEIAWRLGFDALQRSCRGIDAYLPLPAIKQSQLSGEFAEFCHWAATQKAVTLAADCDFDAWLEIGKQRQRLTRRIDLAAHLFRRALELWLILDRCCFLQESGYRVSLREFCATSVTPRNALILAQKLSD is encoded by the coding sequence GTGAATCAAATTAACGATCACAATAAAGGCCGGCTGGCAGCGCAATTTATCCAATTAGATAAATTACTTGAGCAGGGCCGTGCCCTGTGGCAAGTGCGCGCCTTTGAGGCGAAAACACTGCCTTGGCAGGCGCAATTTCCGACCTTAGCGACAACCCTTTGGGCGCTCGATGATGCTGTGCTCGATGCCTTGGATGCCGAGCAATCGGCGTTAGTCGATGCCTTATCTCCCGCACTTAAGCAGGATCTTGCCGCGTTAGGACTCGAGTGGGATCTGGCTTTACTCACATTGTCCATCGCTGAGCTCTCGCTTGGCTCCGATATTGCCTCAGATATAGGCCCTGATATTGGCTCTGACGATATTGAAACTGCTACTTCAACTCGTATTGATCTTACTGAGCTGGCTCACTTTAGCGCCCATATAAAAGGTCGTAAATGGGAGCAAATTACCGCTTTTGTGCAGCATTTGCCCGATGCGGGATTACCCGTGCTGGAGTGGTGTGCGGGCAAAGGCCATTTAGGCCGCTTAATAGCCAAAGCACGTGGTGTGGATGTGTTAAGCCTCGAATGGCAGGCGATGCTCTGTGAAGAGGGCCAAGCCTTTGCCGATAAATGGCAGTTATCACAGCGCTTTATCTGCGCCGATGCCTTCGCTATCGAAGATAAAGCCGACGAAAATACCGCTCATCAGACCAATCCTTTTTGCGCCCAGCAACAGGCGGTGGCGCTGCATGCCTGTGGCGATTTGCATGTGCGTTTACTGCAATTGGCCGCAGCGGCGGGCACACAGGCACTGGCGATTTCACCTTGCTGCTACCATTTAATTCAAGCTAATCAATATCAAGGCCTATCGACACTCGGTAAACACAGCGTCCTGCGTTTAAGTCGCCATGATTTGCAATTGCCTTTACAACAGAGCGTGATTGCAAATCCCAAACAACAGGCGCTGCGACATCAGGAAATTGCCTGGCGGCTGGGGTTTGATGCGCTGCAACGAAGTTGCCGTGGTATAGATGCTTATCTACCCTTGCCCGCAATAAAGCAAAGCCAGCTGAGCGGCGAGTTTGCCGAATTTTGCCACTGGGCGGCGACGCAAAAGGCGGTTACCTTAGCCGCAGATTGTGATTTTGACGCTTGGCTTGAGATAGGCAAACAGCGACAAAGGTTAACCCGGCGCATCGATTTGGCCGCGCATTTATTCCGCCGAGCGCTGGAGCTGTGGTTAATTCTCGATCGCTGCTGTTTTTTGCAGGAAAGTGGCTATCGGGTAAGCCTGAGGGAATTTTGTGCAACTAGCGTGACGCCTCGAAATGCGCTGATTTTGGCGCAAAAATTGAGCGATTGA
- a CDS encoding DUF1289 domain-containing protein: MLSPCVARCGLNDEDYCMGCFRHIDEIVAWRDASDAEHAAIIAQLPARKAHFEGDENQQVLSRAKWLEAEARLAKKA, translated from the coding sequence ATGCTCTCCCCCTGCGTCGCCCGCTGCGGCTTAAATGATGAAGATTATTGCATGGGCTGTTTTCGCCATATCGATGAGATTGTCGCTTGGCGCGATGCCAGCGATGCAGAACACGCCGCGATTATCGCGCAACTTCCCGCCCGCAAAGCCCATTTCGAAGGCGACGAAAATCAACAAGTGCTAAGCCGCGCTAAATGGCTGGAAGCCGAGGCTCGACTTGCGAAAAAAGCCTGA
- a CDS encoding YajD family HNH nuclease produces the protein MSANPGQSKLDQVLAQEREYRAKREGGYREQALKLYPWICGRCTREFTSKNLSELTVHHRDHNHDNNPSDGSNWELLCLYCHDNEHSRFEELIRYGSTTETKQAAATYNPFADLKAMMKK, from the coding sequence ATGTCAGCAAATCCAGGCCAGAGTAAGTTAGATCAAGTCTTAGCCCAAGAGCGCGAATACCGTGCCAAACGTGAGGGCGGTTACCGCGAGCAGGCGCTCAAATTGTATCCTTGGATCTGTGGCCGCTGTACCCGCGAATTTACCTCAAAAAACTTAAGCGAGTTGACGGTTCACCACAGAGATCACAACCACGATAACAACCCATCCGACGGCTCGAATTGGGAATTATTGTGCCTCTACTGCCACGATAATGAGCATTCACGCTTCGAAGAACTGATCCGCTACGGTAGCACTACCGAAACCAAGCAAGCGGCGGCGACCTATAATCCCTTTGCCGATTTAAAGGCGATGATGAAAAAGTAG
- a CDS encoding BCCT family transporter, giving the protein MSIKSSINPPVFYSSVFFITLMVMICAIWPTEANHFFKSMQSWLEAKAGWLYILGVAIFLIFIIFVMVSRFGDIKLGPDHAVPDYSYKSWIAMLFSAGMGIGLMFFGVAEPVMHYLAPPDATPESLAAAKEAMKITFFHWGIHAWAIYGVVALSLAYFAYRHKLPLLPRSALYPLIGERIHGPIGHCVDTFAVLGTMFGVATSLGFGVLQVNSGLSYLFEQLPNNTTVQVSLIIGITLLATLSVFSGLDKGVKRLSELNLGLALILLLIVLILGPTVMLLQAFVQNTGSYLSDIVNKTFNLYAYQHKEDWLGGWTLLYWGWWISWSPFVGTFIARVSRGRTIREFLVGILFVPSALTFLWMTVFGNSAIDAIMNQGATYLSEEVNTNVPVALFVFFEHMPFPHLLSGIGICLVVTFFVTSSDSGSLVIDNLTSGGDNNAPVWQRVFWALLQGVVASVLLIAGGLQALQTAAIASAMPFLCVMLLMCLGLYKALKDDWLKINSVQLHTTSVQYAKTNISWEERIEVLVSHPTEDEARIFLNNVATPALSKVCQQFMSKGLTADLEYLDGKVRLVISNEAYQPFVYGVRMRCFEIVNPVGEELEQGNNWYYRAEVYLEQGGQHYDVMGYTEEQLLADVVTQYEKYLHYLHLSNADQGHVA; this is encoded by the coding sequence ATGTCTATCAAGTCGAGTATTAATCCACCGGTTTTTTATTCGTCGGTCTTTTTTATCACCTTAATGGTGATGATCTGCGCCATTTGGCCTACCGAGGCCAATCACTTTTTCAAATCCATGCAGTCTTGGCTAGAAGCCAAAGCGGGCTGGTTATATATCCTTGGCGTGGCGATTTTTCTGATTTTTATCATCTTTGTCATGGTCAGTCGCTTTGGCGATATTAAGCTCGGTCCAGACCATGCCGTGCCCGACTATAGCTATAAGAGCTGGATTGCCATGCTGTTTTCGGCGGGGATGGGGATTGGATTGATGTTCTTCGGCGTTGCCGAACCTGTGATGCATTACTTAGCGCCGCCCGATGCAACGCCTGAGAGTTTGGCCGCCGCCAAAGAAGCGATGAAGATTACGTTCTTCCATTGGGGCATACATGCGTGGGCGATTTACGGGGTGGTTGCCCTGAGTTTGGCCTATTTTGCCTATCGGCATAAGCTGCCACTGTTACCCCGCAGCGCACTCTATCCCTTAATCGGTGAGCGCATTCATGGTCCGATTGGCCACTGCGTCGATACCTTTGCGGTATTGGGAACAATGTTTGGGGTCGCGACTTCCCTAGGTTTTGGGGTGTTGCAGGTTAACTCGGGGCTAAGCTATTTATTCGAGCAACTGCCTAATAACACCACGGTGCAAGTGTCGCTGATTATTGGCATTACCTTGCTCGCCACCCTGTCGGTATTTTCGGGGCTCGATAAAGGGGTGAAGCGCTTAAGTGAGCTTAACTTAGGCTTGGCCCTTATTCTGCTGCTGATTGTGTTAATCCTTGGCCCAACGGTGATGTTGCTGCAGGCCTTTGTGCAAAATACCGGCAGTTACCTGAGTGATATCGTTAATAAAACATTTAATTTGTATGCCTATCAGCATAAGGAAGATTGGCTAGGTGGTTGGACGCTACTCTACTGGGGTTGGTGGATCTCCTGGTCACCTTTTGTCGGCACCTTTATTGCGCGGGTGAGTCGCGGCCGTACCATACGTGAGTTCTTAGTCGGCATTTTATTTGTGCCTTCGGCGCTGACCTTTTTATGGATGACGGTATTTGGTAACTCGGCCATCGACGCGATTATGAACCAAGGCGCGACCTACCTGAGCGAAGAGGTGAATACTAATGTGCCCGTGGCTCTGTTTGTATTTTTTGAACATATGCCGTTCCCGCATCTGTTATCGGGCATTGGGATTTGTTTAGTGGTGACCTTTTTTGTGACCTCATCAGACTCGGGATCCTTAGTAATCGATAACCTGACCTCGGGGGGCGATAACAATGCGCCCGTTTGGCAACGGGTGTTTTGGGCATTGCTGCAGGGCGTTGTGGCCTCGGTACTGCTCATCGCGGGCGGTTTACAGGCACTCCAAACCGCCGCCATTGCCAGTGCGATGCCATTTTTATGCGTGATGCTGCTGATGTGTTTAGGGCTGTATAAGGCGCTGAAGGACGATTGGCTGAAAATCAACAGCGTGCAGCTCCATACCACCAGTGTGCAATATGCTAAGACCAATATCAGTTGGGAGGAGCGCATCGAAGTCTTAGTGTCGCATCCCACCGAAGATGAGGCGCGTATCTTTCTCAATAATGTTGCGACACCGGCGTTATCTAAGGTGTGTCAGCAATTTATGAGCAAGGGCTTAACGGCGGATCTTGAGTATCTCGACGGCAAAGTGCGATTGGTGATCAGCAACGAAGCCTATCAACCCTTCGTATACGGTGTGCGGATGCGCTGCTTTGAAATCGTCAATCCAGTCGGTGAAGAGTTAGAGCAGGGCAACAATTGGTATTATCGCGCCGAAGTGTACTTAGAGCAGGGCGGCCAGCACTATGATGTGATGGGCTATACCGAAGAGCAGCTATTGGCGGATGTGGTCACCCAATACGAGAAATACCTGCATTATTTGCACTTGTCCAATGCCGACCAAGGACATGTCGCCTAA
- a CDS encoding DUF502 domain-containing protein yields the protein MKKTLARGLMNLLPMALSLWLFWSLFVSLDGLGIFILELVGINQHFVGAGFILVVAIVFAVGLLFSVSPIVWLYGWIERQLMRFPLFKSVYGSIRDIASLMNREGKPNTQQTVLVKQANGGFVVGFIMTDTPPQPLLDALPEGDWVPVLFQLSYQMAGVTSLVKREDLILVDWSFEEAMRFNLTAGISQTPGAATAKTKAE from the coding sequence ATGAAGAAAACCTTAGCCCGTGGTTTGATGAACCTGCTGCCGATGGCTTTAAGCCTGTGGTTGTTTTGGTCATTGTTTGTATCGTTAGATGGTTTAGGGATTTTTATTTTAGAGTTGGTAGGGATTAACCAACATTTTGTCGGCGCGGGCTTTATCTTAGTCGTGGCCATAGTGTTTGCCGTGGGGCTGTTGTTTTCGGTGAGTCCTATTGTGTGGCTCTATGGCTGGATTGAACGTCAGTTGATGCGTTTTCCGCTGTTTAAATCTGTCTATGGCAGTATTCGTGATATCGCTTCTTTAATGAACCGTGAGGGAAAACCCAATACTCAGCAAACCGTGTTGGTTAAACAGGCCAATGGCGGGTTTGTGGTGGGCTTTATTATGACGGATACACCGCCGCAGCCCTTGCTCGATGCCTTACCCGAAGGGGATTGGGTGCCTGTGTTATTCCAACTCAGTTACCAAATGGCGGGGGTCACTAGCCTAGTTAAACGTGAAGATTTGATTTTAGTGGATTGGTCTTTTGAAGAGGCGATGCGCTTTAATTTAACGGCGGGGATCTCACAAACGCCGGGCGCGGCGACGGCAAAAACTAAAGCTGAATAA
- a CDS encoding VOC family protein → MRVTRLDHLVLTVKDIEASIDFYQRVLGMKKSIFGQGRIALSFGDQKINLHQAGAEFEPKANLATPGSADLCFVVSHNIEEVINHLNSLEVAIIEGPVLRTGATGRINSVYIRDPDLNLLELSEYLPACAL, encoded by the coding sequence ATGCGCGTGACCCGCCTAGACCATTTAGTGTTAACCGTGAAAGATATCGAGGCCAGCATCGACTTTTATCAACGCGTGTTAGGGATGAAAAAGTCCATCTTTGGTCAGGGCCGAATCGCCTTAAGTTTTGGCGATCAAAAAATCAATCTTCACCAAGCGGGCGCTGAATTTGAGCCTAAAGCAAACCTTGCTACGCCCGGCAGCGCCGATCTCTGCTTTGTGGTCAGCCACAATATCGAAGAAGTGATTAACCACTTAAACAGCCTTGAAGTTGCGATTATTGAAGGCCCAGTACTGCGCACCGGCGCCACAGGCCGCATCAACTCCGTCTATATCCGCGATCCCGATTTGAATCTATTGGAATTATCCGAATATCTGCCGGCCTGCGCGCTATAA
- a CDS encoding LysR family transcriptional regulator: MPIMKPNYSLDDLRCFCAVARSGSFKEAAQSLGMPLSTLSRRIRQLETDLQLRLLNRDAHRVILTSIGEQYFERSVALFDELNNIDEDLHRDKYQPQGKIRISAPINSGTHFLRSIFYDFLLQYPDIQLDLSFSNSLIDIEAEGMDVAFRVGNPVVENWIARPLKHIHFILCSHPDYDISSITTPDKLCGHPTIICRPMIPWQLVHKTTGEEFDYHPNKGVRLEVDELMLLTHAIKTGIGIGYVPDYFALPMIAQGEVNHVLPDWSSKARTLSMLYRDRDHLPMRVRLFIEFVKLHFK, translated from the coding sequence ATGCCAATAATGAAACCTAACTATTCGTTGGACGATCTGCGCTGTTTTTGCGCCGTGGCACGGTCTGGCAGCTTTAAGGAGGCCGCCCAATCCTTAGGTATGCCGCTCTCCACCTTGAGTCGCCGTATACGCCAGCTAGAGACTGATTTGCAATTAAGATTGCTTAATCGAGACGCCCACCGCGTCATCTTAACCAGCATTGGTGAGCAGTATTTTGAGCGCTCGGTAGCCCTGTTTGATGAACTCAATAATATTGACGAAGACTTGCATCGGGATAAGTACCAACCACAGGGGAAAATCCGCATTTCCGCGCCCATCAACTCTGGCACTCACTTCCTGCGGTCGATTTTTTATGATTTTCTGCTGCAATATCCCGATATTCAGTTGGATTTGAGCTTTTCAAACTCGCTTATCGATATTGAAGCGGAAGGCATGGATGTGGCGTTTAGAGTGGGCAATCCAGTGGTTGAAAATTGGATTGCCAGACCGTTAAAGCATATTCACTTTATTTTGTGCTCTCACCCTGACTACGACATTTCGAGTATTACTACGCCAGACAAGTTATGCGGTCATCCAACCATTATTTGTCGCCCTATGATACCTTGGCAATTGGTGCATAAAACGACTGGCGAAGAGTTTGATTATCACCCGAACAAGGGCGTCAGGCTGGAGGTGGATGAACTGATGCTACTGACCCACGCCATTAAAACTGGGATAGGTATCGGATACGTGCCGGATTATTTTGCGCTACCTATGATAGCGCAGGGGGAGGTGAATCATGTCCTACCTGACTGGAGTAGCAAAGCCCGAACCTTGTCCATGTTATATCGGGACCGCGACCATCTCCCCATGCGGGTACGGTTGTTTATCGAGTTTGTGAAATTGCACTTTAAATAG
- a CDS encoding DMT family transporter, translating to MKSDPTMKAVILLIICTFFWGSCFPIGKQVLSEVHALTLVFWRFVIAAACLAVYLKLVRMPKLHLSINQWLWIILVSAVGIGGLNLGLFTGLASTNATNGSLIMALSPLITSLIACVALRTLPSFAQCFSLLVSLTGVLMVITNGHLETLFSMQINHGDKLIFGGMLAWSFYTYFSQGISRWMPVIPYTFIGMLSGAAVIGALCLVSPEVHPFAELFNSTALGMAEVVYIGVFGTVAGYLLWLNGVRQLGSANAALFFNFVPIFSVLTSFMLGQAVTELQLLGIIVVIAGLLLPRIIRFKREPKVCPES from the coding sequence ATGAAATCTGATCCAACGATGAAAGCAGTGATCCTGCTGATTATCTGTACCTTCTTTTGGGGGAGTTGCTTTCCCATTGGTAAACAAGTGTTAAGCGAAGTGCATGCCTTGACCTTAGTGTTCTGGCGCTTTGTGATTGCCGCGGCCTGTCTCGCTGTCTACCTCAAGCTCGTCCGTATGCCGAAATTGCACTTAAGCATCAATCAATGGCTGTGGATTATCCTCGTCAGCGCGGTAGGTATAGGCGGACTTAACCTGGGGCTGTTTACGGGATTGGCGTCAACTAATGCGACGAACGGCTCATTAATCATGGCCCTTAGCCCGCTCATAACATCACTGATTGCCTGTGTTGCCCTGCGAACGCTGCCATCGTTTGCCCAGTGTTTTAGTCTGCTGGTGAGTCTCACCGGTGTGCTGATGGTGATCACCAATGGACACCTTGAAACCCTCTTCTCGATGCAGATAAACCACGGAGATAAATTAATATTTGGCGGCATGCTGGCCTGGAGTTTTTACACCTATTTCAGCCAAGGTATCAGCCGCTGGATGCCAGTCATCCCCTATACCTTTATCGGCATGTTGAGTGGCGCTGCGGTGATTGGCGCTTTGTGTTTGGTATCGCCAGAGGTGCATCCCTTCGCTGAGTTATTCAATAGTACGGCGCTAGGCATGGCCGAAGTCGTCTATATCGGCGTATTTGGTACGGTTGCAGGCTATTTATTGTGGCTAAATGGCGTGCGTCAGTTAGGCTCAGCCAACGCAGCACTGTTTTTCAACTTTGTCCCCATCTTCTCCGTATTAACCTCGTTTATGCTTGGCCAAGCTGTGACCGAGTTGCAACTGTTAGGGATTATCGTGGTTATCGCAGGCTTACTGCTACCGCGAATTATTCGGTTTAAACGCGAGCCCAAAGTGTGCCCTGAATCCTAG
- the phoU gene encoding phosphate signaling complex protein PhoU, whose product MENMNLNKHISGQFNAELDDIRNRVLAMGGLVERQLEQAIDALSTLDAELAQKVITGDHKVNGMEVSIDEECTRIIAKRQPAASDLRLIIAISKSIADLERIGDACVRIAKAALDKRLNNQQPLLVSIENMGRHAIRMLHATLDALARMDADSALELHKEDAKLDREYEGIIRQLMTYMMEDPRSIPDVLDVLWAARAVERVGDRCKNICEYIIYYVKGKDVRHTSYEDMEKDLKD is encoded by the coding sequence ATGGAAAATATGAATTTAAACAAACATATCTCTGGGCAATTTAACGCCGAGTTAGATGATATCCGTAACCGTGTACTCGCCATGGGTGGCTTGGTTGAGCGTCAGTTAGAGCAAGCTATCGACGCCTTAAGCACCTTAGATGCCGAATTAGCGCAAAAGGTGATCACCGGCGATCACAAAGTGAATGGCATGGAAGTCTCGATTGACGAAGAATGCACCCGCATTATCGCCAAACGCCAACCGGCAGCGAGCGATTTACGTCTGATCATTGCGATTTCAAAATCGATTGCCGATCTTGAGCGTATCGGTGATGCCTGTGTACGTATTGCCAAGGCCGCATTAGATAAGCGCTTGAATAATCAGCAGCCATTATTAGTCAGCATTGAAAATATGGGCCGCCATGCGATTCGTATGCTGCATGCAACGCTCGATGCCTTAGCCCGTATGGATGCCGATTCGGCGCTGGAGCTTCACAAAGAAGATGCCAAGCTCGACCGTGAATACGAAGGCATTATCCGTCAATTAATGACCTACATGATGGAAGATCCACGCTCAATCCCCGATGTATTAGACGTACTCTGGGCAGCCCGTGCGGTTGAGCGTGTCGGCGACCGTTGTAAAAATATCTGCGAATACATTATTTACTACGTGAAAGGCAAAGACGTTCGTCATACTTCCTACGAAGATATGGAAAAGGATTTAAAGGACTAA
- the pstB gene encoding phosphate ABC transporter ATP-binding protein PstB, with amino-acid sequence MISIDSTAMKTNNFDLANLSQNDTALEIRNLDLRYGDKQALFNVSMKIPKKQVTAFIGPSGCGKSTLLRCINRMNDLVDNCHIDGEILLHGQNIYDKKIDVAALRRNVGMVFQRPNPFPKSIYENVVYGLRLQGINNRRELDEAAERSLRGAAIWDEVKDRLHDNAFGLSGGQQQRLVIARAIAIEPEVLLLDEPTSALDPISTLTIEELITELKTKYTVVIVTHNMQQAARVSDQTAFMYMGELVEYADTNTIFTTPKKRKTEDYITGRYG; translated from the coding sequence ATGATTTCTATAGATTCGACAGCCATGAAAACCAACAACTTTGACTTAGCAAACTTGAGCCAGAACGATACCGCACTGGAGATCCGCAACTTAGACCTGCGCTATGGTGACAAGCAAGCGCTGTTTAATGTGTCGATGAAGATCCCGAAGAAGCAAGTTACGGCGTTTATCGGCCCCAGCGGCTGTGGTAAATCCACCTTATTGCGCTGCATTAACCGCATGAACGATCTGGTCGACAACTGCCATATCGACGGCGAGATTTTGCTGCACGGTCAAAATATTTATGACAAAAAAATCGACGTTGCCGCTCTGCGCCGCAACGTAGGTATGGTGTTCCAGCGTCCTAACCCATTCCCTAAATCGATTTACGAAAACGTGGTTTATGGTCTGCGTTTGCAGGGCATTAACAACCGCCGTGAACTCGACGAAGCGGCCGAGCGTTCGCTACGCGGCGCGGCGATTTGGGATGAAGTGAAAGACCGTCTGCACGATAACGCGTTTGGTTTATCCGGCGGTCAGCAGCAACGTCTGGTGATTGCCCGTGCGATTGCCATCGAGCCGGAAGTTTTACTGCTCGACGAACCGACTTCGGCCCTAGACCCGATTTCAACCTTAACCATCGAAGAGCTGATCACTGAGCTTAAGACTAAGTACACAGTGGTTATCGTGACCCACAACATGCAACAGGCGGCGCGGGTGTCGGACCAAACGGCCTTTATGTATATGGGCGAATTGGTGGAATACGCCGATACCAACACTATTTTCACCACACCGAAAAAACGTAAGACCGAAGATTACATTACCGGCCGTTACGGTTAA